The window CTCCTTCCAAACTCATGATGACACTGTTCCCGTCACTCAAGCCAAAGACCCAGAATGCACCTCTACCTCCGCCCCCCACCCAGGACAAGAAGACAGACAAGGAGGCCGGTGAGACACACTCGTCCGTCTATCATCGTTTCAAAGCAGGGGTTTCTGAGTTTGCAGGACTAATGTAagagctttgtgtgtgtttgtgtgtgtgtgcgtgcatgcaggCCTGTGGGTCAATTCCACACAGGTGAGGGAGATGGTGGCCCAGGAGGAGATGGAGTTCGAGCACTTCCAGAAGAAGAACGCAGCACTGGCCAAGCTCAGACAAGAGGATGAGACGATCCAGAAGAACCTCAGGTGTTTGAAACAATCCACATAGGAACCGTCCCTCTACCCCTGACTTGTATGTGGTCCACATTTGTGGTGTCCAGGATGGAGTGCGAGGCGTTTGAGAAGCAGAGAGCAGAGCATCTGGCTCACTTTGAGGACTACAAGAAAGAAGAAACCAGGAAGCTGCAGAGGGAACGCAAACTATTTGAGAAACACGCCACGGCCGTGCGAGCCATGCCCAGGAAAGAACGGAGGGAGATCCACGTAACGCGAGCAGGATCTCCTCGATAATCGTGAAAATACTTCTaatgaaagttaaaatgtttgtttgccACTTGGCAACCATCACGGAAACAGGTGCTTACCAGGTGCTCGTTCCCTTCACGCATCTTGTAAGATGAGatcttatttactcaactgcagaaagtagtaaatttgtatttatttacaaagcacatttttacaccaCCTCTGCTGCCCAACGTGTTGTACAATAAGAACAAGAGAAATCACAAATTTCTAAAAAATGGTGAGGATAGATAAAACCAATATATTAAGTACAAtacaaaaactataaaaacatgccaATATAATAAATGCAGTCCTATAAAAAGACAATCCAGACCGGCTTGGTTTGTATTAAAGGGATGGATAGTTTGGATGTTTTGagattaagttgtatgacatccccatcagcattgtcgtccaataacagcgactaacccccacttggtctcctgagtccagttctggtaagatttctgtgatgaagaatacagttccgcttagttgcttgGGACAATTAaggaaagagtttggcttctaaaaacagtATGTGTCCAAAAATGCCTTCTTAAAtacatcagacctcacaaaaggctctgcacaggcgacagtgcgcagggataccgcgggagacaaatatattacgccaagcgttttgtgaggtctgatttttttttagaaggcaattttgtgatgcaaatatattcatcttttgaacgcatattgttttgaaaagccaaagtctttacttaattgtccctaGCAATGCATTTATGCACCtatgcatttacagtagttgttagcttccttcgtcaCAAGTGAGCAGTGGCAATGAAAGAGAGATGGAGAGGGTTATTGGAGATGGAAGGCAGGAAGCAGAATGAAGGGGTTGATGTGACGGCACCTGCTGGGCGGAGTCACGTCTCCAGACTCTAAAACGGTTTCAAGTAAGTCACAGCTGCACTGTTGAGAGATGAGAGCAGGAAGAATGTGATGCTGCAGGTCTTCATTCGTTACTGTGTGGAGAAGCGGAAGCCAGGCTCAGAGATTCCAGCGGTCAGCGCAGCCACATTGATCGCAGACAGAG is drawn from Dunckerocampus dactyliophorus isolate RoL2022-P2 chromosome 9, RoL_Ddac_1.1, whole genome shotgun sequence and contains these coding sequences:
- the LOC129187281 gene encoding centromere protein J-like — translated: MTLFPSLKPKTQNAPLPPPPTQDKKTDKEAGLWVNSTQVREMVAQEEMEFEHFQKKNAALAKLRQEDETIQKNLRMECEAFEKQRAEHLAHFEDYKKEETRKLQRERKLFEKHATAVRAMPRKERREIHTLQEQLSSLREELRKKESRWSCRHTRLRQQIDSLSLEKLKLTDQVTNS